The proteins below come from a single Rhinoraja longicauda isolate Sanriku21f chromosome 5, sRhiLon1.1, whole genome shotgun sequence genomic window:
- the sdhaf4 gene encoding succinate dehydrogenase assembly factor 4, mitochondrial, with amino-acid sequence MSGRRGLCAALAAREAVAARRGVLPYAVSALWNSWRSFSSKTVGQEGLKKEPLKKPETPVGRFDRPQHDPLGGDLLERFPENINPVTKEKDGPRGPEPTRYGDWERRGRCIDF; translated from the exons ATGTCAGGGCGCCGCGGGTTGTGCGCCGCACTGGCGGCTCGGGAGGCCGTGGCGGCTCGACGGG GTGTCCTTCCATATGCAGTTTCTGCGCTCTGGAACTCCTGGAGATCATTTAGCTCCAAAACTGTGGGCCAAGAGGGACTCAAAAAGGAGCCATTAAAAAAGCCTGAAACACCTGTTGGCCGCTTTGATCGTCCACAACATGACCCTCTGGGAGGAGATCTCCTGGAAA GGTTTCCTGAGAACATCAACCCAGTCACAAAGGAAAAGGATGGGCCAAGAGGCCCAGAACCAACTCGTTATGGAGACTGGGAGCGAAGGGGACGCTGTATTGACTTCTAG